The Kineococcus radiotolerans SRS30216 = ATCC BAA-149 genomic interval CCAGCAAGAACCAGGAGGAGGCCGCCAAGCTCGTCAAGTGGCTGACCGACCCCGAGCAGCAGGCGAAGGTCTTCGAGGTCGGCGGGAACTTCCCCTCCAACACGAAGGCGTTCCCGCTGGTCGCCGACGCCACCGACGAGTACTTCCAGAACGCGCCCATCGGGCAGATCTTCTCCAAGGCCGCCGAGGCCGCCCCCACCCAGGTCCTGGGTGAGGAGGACGCGGTCGTGAAGTCCTCGCTGGTGCAGGCCCTGCTGTCCGTCGAGGTCAACGGGATCACGCCCGCCGCCGCCTGGGAGAGCGCCGCCGGCGACCTCGCCAACCAGATCGGCTGACCCCGTGGACCGGGGTGGCCGCCGCGCGGCGGCCACCCCGGTCCCGTCGAACCCACCCGACCTGACCTGCGAGGAGACGCCGTGAGCGCTCAGAGCACCACCGCACCACCGGCCCCGTCCGGTCCCGGCCGCAAGGCCACCGCACCGGAGCCGACGCTGCGCTCGCGGCTGTTCCGGTTCGAGGGCCTGGCCGCGCCGTACGCCTACATCGCCCCGTTCTTCCTGCTGTTCCTGGCCTTCGGGCTGTTCCCGCTGATCTACACGATGTGGATCAGCTTCCAGTCCTACGAACTGGGTTCGGACCCGGAGTGGACGGGCTGGGAGAACTACGTCTGGCTGTTCACCAACGAGAAGTTCTACAACGCGCTGGCGAACACCTTCACCCTCGGCATCCTGTCCACCGTGCCGCAGCTGATGCTGGCCCTGGGCCTGGCGCACCTGCTGAACTACCGGATGCGCGGCCGGAACTTCTTCCGGGTCGCGATGATGATGCCCTACGCCACGTCCGTGGCCGCCTCCACCCTCGTGTTCGCCCAAATCTTCGGGCGCGACAACGGCCTGGCCAACTGGCTGCTCTCGCTGGTCGGCATGGACGCCCTGGACTGGCGCAACGGGGACCTCAGCGCCCAGATCGCCATCTCGATCATCGTCATCTGGCGCTGGACGGGCTACAACGCCCTCATCTACCTGGCGGGCATGCAGTCCATCCCGCAGGACCTCTACGAGGCCGCCGCGCTGGACGGCGCGAACCGGTGGCAGCAGTTCCTGCACGTCACCCTGCCGGGTCTGCGCCCGACCATCCTCTTCACCGTGGTGGTCTCCACCATCGGGGCCACCCAGCTGTTCGGCGAACCGCTCCTCTTCGGCGGTGTCGACGGCGGTGCGCTGAACCAGTACCAGACGCTGGGCCTGTTCATGTACCAGCAGGGTTGGGCGTTCGGTGCCCTCGGCCGGGCCGCCACCATCGCCTGGGTGACGTTCCTGCTGATCATCGTCCTCGTCCTGCTGAACACCGCGCTCGCCCGCTGGCGCGACCGCGAGACCCAGGGAGCCCGCCGATGAGCACCACCACCGTGCGCGACGCCGCGCTGGCCGCGCCCACCCCGCCGCGCGAGGGCCGCCGCAAGCGCTACCGCGCCCCCGACGCCGCCGGCTGGCTGACCTACGTGCTGCTGGGCGTCACCACGTTCGTCTTCCTCGTGCCGTTCTACTACATGATCGTCGCGGCCAGCCGGCCGATGGCGGAGATGACGCAGTCGCCGCCGCCGTTCCTGCCCGGCCCCTACCTGTGGCAGAACATCACGACCGCGCTGGAGCAGCAGGCCATCGGCCTGGCCATCCTGAACTCGCTCATCGTCTCCGGCATCACGACGATCGGGACCCTGCTGTTCTGCACCCTCGCCGGGTTCGCCTTCGCCAAGCTGCGGTTCCGCGGCAAGAACGCGCTGTTCGCCATCACCATCGGCACCCTCATGATCCCCCCGACCCTGGGCGTCGTGCCGCTGTACAAGATCATGTCCGACTGGAACCTGGCCGGCCGGCTGGAGTCGGTCATCCTGCCCTCGCTGGTCACCGCGTTCGGCGTGTTCTTCATGCGCCAGTACCTCGTGCAGACGCTGCCCGACGAACTGCTCGAAGCGGCTCGGATGGACGGCGCGTCCTCCACCCGCACCGTCTGGTCCATCGTGCTGCCCATCGCCCGCCCCGGCATGGCCGTGCTGGGGATGCTCACCTTCATGACGGCCTGGAACGACTTCTTCTGGCCCGTCATCGCGCTGAACTCCTCGATGCCGACGGTGCAGGTCGCCCTGAACAACCTCGGCAGCGGCTACGTCCCCGACACCTCGATCATCATGGCCGGCACCCTCGTCGGCACCCTGCCGGTCATCGTCGTCTTCATCCTGCTCGGCAAGCAGATCGTCAGCGGCATCATGGCCGGCGCCGTCAAGGGCTGAACGCCCACCCCGAAACCCCACCCGCGTCAGCCGTCCCAGGAAGGGCCCCCGTGACCACCACCGAAGAACGCTCCACCACCCCCGCTCCCAGCGCCGCCGAGCGCACCTTCCCGCCCGGTTTCGTCTGGGGGACGGCCACCGCGTCCTACCAGGTCGAGGGGGCCGTCGCGGAGGACGGGCGCACGCCCTCGATCTGGGACACCTTCAGCCACACCCCCGGCCGCGTCGTGGCCGGGGACACCGGCGACGTCGCCGACGACCACTACCACCGCTTCCGCGAGGACATCGCCCTCATGAAGCGGCTGGGGATGGCCTCCTACCGGTTCTCCGTGGCCTGGCCGCGCATCACCCCGCAGGTCAGCGCCGACGAGCTCGGCCCCGTCAACCCGGCCGGTCTGGCGTTCTACTCCACCCTCGTCGACGAGCTGATCGCCGCCGGGATCGAACCCGCGGTCACCCTCTACCACTGGGACCTGCCCCAGGCCCTGGAGGACGCCGGCGGGTGGACCGCGCGCACCACCGCCGAGCGCTTCGCGGAGTACGCCGAGGTCGTGGCCGGGGCGCTCGGCGACCGGGTGCGCACCTTCATCACCCTCAACGAGCCCTGGTGCTCGGCCTACCTCGGCTACGCCTCCGGCGTGCACGCCCCCGGGCGCACCGAACCCGCCTCCGCGCTGGCCGCGGTGCACCACCTCAACCTCGCCCACGGCCTCGGGGCCGCCGCCGTGCGCCGCGCCGCCCCCGGAGCGCGGGTGGCCCTGACCCTGAACCTGGCGTGGGTCCGCACCGAGGGCACGAGCGAGGCCGACGCCGACGCCGTGCGCCGCGTCGACGGCCTGCAGAACCGGGTGTTCCTCGACCCCGTGCTGCGCGGCACCTACCCCGCCGACGTCCAGGCCGACACCTCCTCGGTCACCGACTGGTCCTTCGTGCGCGAGGGCGACCTCGCCCTCATCCACCAGCCGCTGGACGTGCTGGGCGTGAACTACTACAGCCCCACCGTCGTGCGCGCCTGGGACGGCTCGGCCCCCCGGGCCGAGAACGACGGGCACGGCAACAGCGCCCACAGCCCGTGGGTCGCCTCCACCGACGTCGAGTTCCCCGAGCTGCCGGGGGAGAAGACGGCCATGGGCTGGAGCATCGACCCGCGGGGCATGACCGAGCTGCTGCTGCGGATCCACCGCGAGCACCCCGGCCTGGAGCTGCTGGTCACCGAGAACGGCGCCGCCTACGACGACGTCGTCGTCGCCGGGCAGGTCCACGACGTCGAGCGCACCCGCTACCTGCGCGACCACCTCGCGGCCGTGCTCGACGCCGTGGAGGCCGGCGCCCCCGTCACCGGTTACTACCTGTGGTCCTTCCTGGACAACTTCGAGTGGGGCTACGGGTTCTCCAAGCGCTTCGGCGTCGTCCACGTCGACTACGCGACCCAGGAACGCACCGTCAAGGACAGCGCGCTCTGGTACGCCGACGTCGTCAGCCGCAACGCGCTCCCGGCCGCCGACGCCGACTGAGCCCGGCGGGGGACGGCCGTCGCCCCGGCCGTCCCCCGGCACGGTCCCCCGTGGGGGCCGGAGGGGATTCCTCGGAACTCCTTGTGACGCCGTGATCACGTGTGGGAGCGTACGGCGGCGGCGGCCGCCACCCGGCGACCGGGCGCGGGTGCCCGCCGCCGGGCGTGGGGGAGCAGGGCGCTCCCCCCGCGGGAGGGGGCGCACGTGGTCGGGTTCTCGCACCTCAGGCGGACGGGGGTCCTCGCCGCCGCGGTGGTCCTGGCCCTGGCGGTGACCCCGTCGGCGAGCGCGGCGCCCCCCGCCCCCGGTGCCCCCGGTGCGGTCGCCCGGGGGACGACGGCGGCCGCGGACTGGAGCGTCACCCCCGTCGGCGCCGGCTCCTGGGACGTCGAGCTGCGCCTGCCCTCCCCGGTCCCGCTGCGGGCCGCGCAGCCCCAGCTCGCCGTGGACGGGACCGTCCTGGGGGTGGCGCGCCAGGGCGCGGACGGGCGCACCCTCACGCTGCGCACGACCGATCCCCGGGCTGCCCGGGCCGGGCGGGTGCAACTGGCCTGGAACGGGGTGGTGAGCGGGGACGAGGCCCGCACCCTGCGCCACGCCGCGGCCGCGCCCGCGGTCGCCGCGCCCGCACCCACCGGGAGCCTCCTCGCCGCCGACCCCGCGACCCGCGGGCGGTTCCGGGTGCAGCGGGCCGACTACGACCTCGGCGACACCGCGCTGCGCCTGCCGGGCCTGGCCGGGCAGGCGGTGGAGCAG includes:
- a CDS encoding GH1 family beta-glucosidase, whose product is MTTTEERSTTPAPSAAERTFPPGFVWGTATASYQVEGAVAEDGRTPSIWDTFSHTPGRVVAGDTGDVADDHYHRFREDIALMKRLGMASYRFSVAWPRITPQVSADELGPVNPAGLAFYSTLVDELIAAGIEPAVTLYHWDLPQALEDAGGWTARTTAERFAEYAEVVAGALGDRVRTFITLNEPWCSAYLGYASGVHAPGRTEPASALAAVHHLNLAHGLGAAAVRRAAPGARVALTLNLAWVRTEGTSEADADAVRRVDGLQNRVFLDPVLRGTYPADVQADTSSVTDWSFVREGDLALIHQPLDVLGVNYYSPTVVRAWDGSAPRAENDGHGNSAHSPWVASTDVEFPELPGEKTAMGWSIDPRGMTELLLRIHREHPGLELLVTENGAAYDDVVVAGQVHDVERTRYLRDHLAAVLDAVEAGAPVTGYYLWSFLDNFEWGYGFSKRFGVVHVDYATQERTVKDSALWYADVVSRNALPAADAD
- a CDS encoding carbohydrate ABC transporter permease; the protein is MSAQSTTAPPAPSGPGRKATAPEPTLRSRLFRFEGLAAPYAYIAPFFLLFLAFGLFPLIYTMWISFQSYELGSDPEWTGWENYVWLFTNEKFYNALANTFTLGILSTVPQLMLALGLAHLLNYRMRGRNFFRVAMMMPYATSVAASTLVFAQIFGRDNGLANWLLSLVGMDALDWRNGDLSAQIAISIIVIWRWTGYNALIYLAGMQSIPQDLYEAAALDGANRWQQFLHVTLPGLRPTILFTVVVSTIGATQLFGEPLLFGGVDGGALNQYQTLGLFMYQQGWAFGALGRAATIAWVTFLLIIVLVLLNTALARWRDRETQGARR
- a CDS encoding carbohydrate ABC transporter permease, which encodes MSTTTVRDAALAAPTPPREGRRKRYRAPDAAGWLTYVLLGVTTFVFLVPFYYMIVAASRPMAEMTQSPPPFLPGPYLWQNITTALEQQAIGLAILNSLIVSGITTIGTLLFCTLAGFAFAKLRFRGKNALFAITIGTLMIPPTLGVVPLYKIMSDWNLAGRLESVILPSLVTAFGVFFMRQYLVQTLPDELLEAARMDGASSTRTVWSIVLPIARPGMAVLGMLTFMTAWNDFFWPVIALNSSMPTVQVALNNLGSGYVPDTSIIMAGTLVGTLPVIVVFILLGKQIVSGIMAGAVKG